One window of Saimiri boliviensis isolate mSaiBol1 chromosome 4, mSaiBol1.pri, whole genome shotgun sequence genomic DNA carries:
- the DDR1 gene encoding epithelial discoidin domain-containing receptor 1 isoform X3, whose product MPHLASLFRASSRCCPHPLRPAGSGAMGPGALLSLLLLLLVATGDADMKGHFDPAKCRYALGMQDRTIPDSDISASSSWSDSTAARHSRLESSDGDGAWCPAGSVFPKEEEYLQVDLQRLHLVALVGTQGRHAGGLGKEFSRSYRLRYSRDGRRWMDWKDRWGQEVISGNEDPERVVLKDLGPPMVARLVRFYPRADRVMSVCLRVELYGCLWRDGLLSYTAPVGQTMYLSEAVYLNDSTYDGHTVGGLQYGGLGQLADGVVGLDDFRKSQELRVWPGYDYVGWSNHSFPNGYVEMEFEFDRLRAFQAMQVHCNNMHTLGARLPGGVECRFRRGPAMAWEGEPMRHNLGGNLGDPRARAVSVPLGGRVARFLQCRFLFAGPWLLFSEISFISDVVNNSSPVLGGTFPPAPWWPPGPPPTNFSSLELEPRGQQPVAKAEGSPTAILIGCLVAIILLLLLIIALMLWRLHWRRLLSKAERRVLEEELTVHLSVPGDTILINNRPGPREPPPYQEPRPRGNPPHSAPCVPNGSACSGDYMEPEKPGAPLLPPPPQNSVPHYAEADIVTLQGVTGGNTYAVPALPPGAVGDGPPRVDFPRSRLRFKEKLGEGQFGEVHLCEVDSPQDLVSLDFPLNVRKGQPLLVAVKILRPDATKNARNDFLKEVKIMSRLKDPNIIRLLGVCVQDDPLCMITDYMENGDLNQFLSAHQLEDKAAEGAPGDGQAAQVPTISYPMLLHVAAQIASGMRYLATLNFVHRDLATRNCLVGENFTIKIADFGMSRNLYAGDYYRVQGRAVLPIRWMAWECILMGKFTTASDVWAFGVTLWEVLMLCRAQPFGQLTDEQVIENAGEFFRDQGRQVYLSRPPACPQGLYELMLRCWSRESEQRPPFSQLHRFLAEDALNTV is encoded by the exons AGATGCTGCCCCCACCCCCTTAGGCCTGCGGGATCAGGAGCTATGGGGCCAGGGGCCCTCTTATCTTTACTGCTGCTGCTCTTGGTGGCAACTGGAGATGCTGACATGAAGGGACATTTTGATCCTG CCAAGTGCCGCTATGCCCTGGGCATGCAGGACCGGACCATCCCAGACAGTGACATCTCTGCTTCCAGCTCCTGGTCAGACTCCACTGCCGCCCGCCACAGCAG gttggagagcagtgacGGGGATGGGGCGTGGTGCCCCGCAGGGTCGGTGTTTCCCAAGGAGGAGGAGTACTTGCAGGTGGATCTACAACGGCTGCACCTGGTGGCTCTGGTGGGCACCCAGGGACGGCATGCGGGGGGCCTGGGCAAGGAGTTCTCCCGGAGCTACCGGCTGCGTTACTCCCGGGATGGTCGCCGCTGGATGGACTGGAAGGACCGCTGGGGTCAGGAG GTGATCTCAGGCAATGAGGACCCTGAGAGAGTGGTGCTGAAGGACCTTGGGCCCCCCATGGTTGCCCGACTGGTTCGCTTCTACCCCCGGGCTGACCGGGTCATGAGTGTCTGTTTGCGGGTGGAGCTTTATGGCTGCCTCTGGAGGG ATGGACTCCTGTCTTACACCGCCCCTGTGGGGCAGACAATGTACTTATCTGAGGCCGTGTACCTCAACGACTCCACCTACGATGGACATACTGTGGGCGG ACTGCAGTATGGGGGTCTGGGCCAGCTGGCAGACGGTGTGGTGGGGCTGGATGACTTTAGGAAGAGTCAGGAATTACGGGTCTGGCCGGGCTATGACTATGTGGGATGGAGCAACCACAGCTTCCCCAATGGCTACGTGGAGATGGAGTTTGAGTTTGACCGGCTGAGGGCCTTCCAGGCCATGCAG GTCCACTGTAACAACATGCACACGCTGGGAGCCCGCCTGCCTGGCGGGGTGGAATGCCGCTTCCGGCGGGGCCCTGCCATGGCCTGGGAGGGGGAGCCCATGCGCCACAACCTAGGGGGCAACCTGGGGGACCCCAGAGCCCGGGCTGTCTCGGTGCCCCTGGGCGGCCGTGTGGCTCGCTTTCTGCAGTGCCGCTTCCTCTTTGCTGGGCCCTGGTTACTCTTCAGTGAAATCTCCTTCATCTCTG ATGTGGTGAACAATTCCTCTCCAGTGCTGGGAGGCACCTTCCCGCCAGCCCCCTGGTGGCCACCTGGCCCACCTCCCACCAACTTCAGCAGCTTGG AGCTGGAGCCCAGGGGCCAGCAGCCCGTGGCCAAGGCGGAGGGGAGCCCGACCGCCATCCTCATCGGCTGCCTGGTGGCCATCATCCTGCTGCTGTTGCTCATCATTGCCCTCATGCTCTGGCGGCTGCACTGGCGCAGGCTCCTCAGCAAG GCTGAGCGGCGGGTGTTGGAAGAGGAGCTGACGGTTCACCTCTCTGTACCTGGGGACACTATCCTCATCAACAACCGCCCAGGTCCTAGAGAGCCACCCCCGTACCAGGAGCCCCGGCCTCGTGGGAATCCGCCACACTCCGCTCCCTGTGTCCCGAATGGCTCTG CCTGCAGTGGGGACTATATGGAACCTGAGAAGCCAGGTGCCCCGcttctgcccccacctccccagaaCAGCGTCCCCCATTATGCCGAGGCTGACATTGTCACCCTGCAGGGCGTCACCGGGGGCAATACCTATGCTGTGCCCGCGCTGCCCCCAGGGGCAGTCGGGGATGGGCCCCCCAGAGTGGATTTCCCTCGATCACGGCTCCGCTTCAAGGAGAAGCTTGGCGAGGGCCAGTTTGGGGAG GTGCACCTGTGTGAGGTCGACAGCCCTCAAGATCTGGTCAGTCTTGATTTCCCCCTGAACGTGCGTAAGGGACAGCCCTTGCTGGTAGCTGTCAAGATCTTACGGCCGGATGCCACCAAGAATGCCAG GAATGATTTCCTAAAGGAGGTGAAGATCATGTCAAGGCTCAAGGACCCAAACATCATCCGGCTGCTGGGCGTGTGTGTGCAGGACGACCCCCTCTGCATGATTACCGACTACATGGAGAACGGCGACCTCAACCAGTTCCTCAGTGCCCACCAGCTGGAGGACAAGGCAGCCGAGGGGGCCCCCGGGGATGGGCAGGCTGCGCAGGTGCCCACCATCAG CTACCCAATGCTGTTGCACGTGGCAGCCCAGATTGCTTCGGGCATGCGCTATCTGGCCACACTTAACTTTGTACATCGGGACCTGGCCACGCGGAACTGCCTGGTTGGGGAAAATTTCACCATCAAAATTGCAGACTTTGGCATGAGCCGGAACCTCTACGCCGGGGACTATTACCGTGTGCAGGGCCGGGCGGTACTGCCCATCCGCTGGATGGCCTGGGAGTGCATCCTCATG GGGAAGTTCACAACTGCAAGTGACGTGTGGGCCTTTGGAGTGACCCTGTGGGAGGTGCTGATGCTTTGCAGGGCCCAGCCCTTTGGGCAGCTCACCGACGAGCAGGTCATCGAGAACGCAGGGGAATTCTTCCGGGACCAGGGCCGGCAG GTGTACCTGTCCCGGCCGCCTGCCTGCCCGCAGGGCCTATATGAGCTGATGCTTCGGTGCTGGAGCCGGGAGTCTGAGCAGCGACCACCCTTTTCCCAGCTGCATCGGTTCCTCGCAGAGGATGCTCTCAACACTGTGTGA
- the DDR1 gene encoding epithelial discoidin domain-containing receptor 1 isoform X4 produces the protein MGPGALLSLLLLLLVATGDADMKGHFDPAKCRYALGMQDRTIPDSDISASSSWSDSTAARHSRLESSDGDGAWCPAGSVFPKEEEYLQVDLQRLHLVALVGTQGRHAGGLGKEFSRSYRLRYSRDGRRWMDWKDRWGQEVISGNEDPERVVLKDLGPPMVARLVRFYPRADRVMSVCLRVELYGCLWRDGLLSYTAPVGQTMYLSEAVYLNDSTYDGHTVGGLQYGGLGQLADGVVGLDDFRKSQELRVWPGYDYVGWSNHSFPNGYVEMEFEFDRLRAFQAMQVHCNNMHTLGARLPGGVECRFRRGPAMAWEGEPMRHNLGGNLGDPRARAVSVPLGGRVARFLQCRFLFAGPWLLFSEISFISDVVNNSSPVLGGTFPPAPWWPPGPPPTNFSSLELEPRGQQPVAKAEGSPTAILIGCLVAIILLLLLIIALMLWRLHWRRLLSKAERRVLEEELTVHLSVPGDTILINNRPGPREPPPYQEPRPRGNPPHSAPCVPNGSACSGDYMEPEKPGAPLLPPPPQNSVPHYAEADIVTLQGVTGGNTYAVPALPPGAVGDGPPRVDFPRSRLRFKEKLGEGQFGEVHLCEVDSPQDLVSLDFPLNVRKGQPLLVAVKILRPDATKNARNDFLKEVKIMSRLKDPNIIRLLGVCVQDDPLCMITDYMENGDLNQFLSAHQLEDKAAEGAPGDGQAAQVPTISYPMLLHVAAQIASGMRYLATLNFVHRDLATRNCLVGENFTIKIADFGMSRNLYAGDYYRVQGRAVLPIRWMAWECILMGKFTTASDVWAFGVTLWEVLMLCRAQPFGQLTDEQVIENAGEFFRDQGRQVYLSRPPACPQGLYELMLRCWSRESEQRPPFSQLHRFLAEDALNTV, from the exons ATGGGGCCAGGGGCCCTCTTATCTTTACTGCTGCTGCTCTTGGTGGCAACTGGAGATGCTGACATGAAGGGACATTTTGATCCTG CCAAGTGCCGCTATGCCCTGGGCATGCAGGACCGGACCATCCCAGACAGTGACATCTCTGCTTCCAGCTCCTGGTCAGACTCCACTGCCGCCCGCCACAGCAG gttggagagcagtgacGGGGATGGGGCGTGGTGCCCCGCAGGGTCGGTGTTTCCCAAGGAGGAGGAGTACTTGCAGGTGGATCTACAACGGCTGCACCTGGTGGCTCTGGTGGGCACCCAGGGACGGCATGCGGGGGGCCTGGGCAAGGAGTTCTCCCGGAGCTACCGGCTGCGTTACTCCCGGGATGGTCGCCGCTGGATGGACTGGAAGGACCGCTGGGGTCAGGAG GTGATCTCAGGCAATGAGGACCCTGAGAGAGTGGTGCTGAAGGACCTTGGGCCCCCCATGGTTGCCCGACTGGTTCGCTTCTACCCCCGGGCTGACCGGGTCATGAGTGTCTGTTTGCGGGTGGAGCTTTATGGCTGCCTCTGGAGGG ATGGACTCCTGTCTTACACCGCCCCTGTGGGGCAGACAATGTACTTATCTGAGGCCGTGTACCTCAACGACTCCACCTACGATGGACATACTGTGGGCGG ACTGCAGTATGGGGGTCTGGGCCAGCTGGCAGACGGTGTGGTGGGGCTGGATGACTTTAGGAAGAGTCAGGAATTACGGGTCTGGCCGGGCTATGACTATGTGGGATGGAGCAACCACAGCTTCCCCAATGGCTACGTGGAGATGGAGTTTGAGTTTGACCGGCTGAGGGCCTTCCAGGCCATGCAG GTCCACTGTAACAACATGCACACGCTGGGAGCCCGCCTGCCTGGCGGGGTGGAATGCCGCTTCCGGCGGGGCCCTGCCATGGCCTGGGAGGGGGAGCCCATGCGCCACAACCTAGGGGGCAACCTGGGGGACCCCAGAGCCCGGGCTGTCTCGGTGCCCCTGGGCGGCCGTGTGGCTCGCTTTCTGCAGTGCCGCTTCCTCTTTGCTGGGCCCTGGTTACTCTTCAGTGAAATCTCCTTCATCTCTG ATGTGGTGAACAATTCCTCTCCAGTGCTGGGAGGCACCTTCCCGCCAGCCCCCTGGTGGCCACCTGGCCCACCTCCCACCAACTTCAGCAGCTTGG AGCTGGAGCCCAGGGGCCAGCAGCCCGTGGCCAAGGCGGAGGGGAGCCCGACCGCCATCCTCATCGGCTGCCTGGTGGCCATCATCCTGCTGCTGTTGCTCATCATTGCCCTCATGCTCTGGCGGCTGCACTGGCGCAGGCTCCTCAGCAAG GCTGAGCGGCGGGTGTTGGAAGAGGAGCTGACGGTTCACCTCTCTGTACCTGGGGACACTATCCTCATCAACAACCGCCCAGGTCCTAGAGAGCCACCCCCGTACCAGGAGCCCCGGCCTCGTGGGAATCCGCCACACTCCGCTCCCTGTGTCCCGAATGGCTCTG CCTGCAGTGGGGACTATATGGAACCTGAGAAGCCAGGTGCCCCGcttctgcccccacctccccagaaCAGCGTCCCCCATTATGCCGAGGCTGACATTGTCACCCTGCAGGGCGTCACCGGGGGCAATACCTATGCTGTGCCCGCGCTGCCCCCAGGGGCAGTCGGGGATGGGCCCCCCAGAGTGGATTTCCCTCGATCACGGCTCCGCTTCAAGGAGAAGCTTGGCGAGGGCCAGTTTGGGGAG GTGCACCTGTGTGAGGTCGACAGCCCTCAAGATCTGGTCAGTCTTGATTTCCCCCTGAACGTGCGTAAGGGACAGCCCTTGCTGGTAGCTGTCAAGATCTTACGGCCGGATGCCACCAAGAATGCCAG GAATGATTTCCTAAAGGAGGTGAAGATCATGTCAAGGCTCAAGGACCCAAACATCATCCGGCTGCTGGGCGTGTGTGTGCAGGACGACCCCCTCTGCATGATTACCGACTACATGGAGAACGGCGACCTCAACCAGTTCCTCAGTGCCCACCAGCTGGAGGACAAGGCAGCCGAGGGGGCCCCCGGGGATGGGCAGGCTGCGCAGGTGCCCACCATCAG CTACCCAATGCTGTTGCACGTGGCAGCCCAGATTGCTTCGGGCATGCGCTATCTGGCCACACTTAACTTTGTACATCGGGACCTGGCCACGCGGAACTGCCTGGTTGGGGAAAATTTCACCATCAAAATTGCAGACTTTGGCATGAGCCGGAACCTCTACGCCGGGGACTATTACCGTGTGCAGGGCCGGGCGGTACTGCCCATCCGCTGGATGGCCTGGGAGTGCATCCTCATG GGGAAGTTCACAACTGCAAGTGACGTGTGGGCCTTTGGAGTGACCCTGTGGGAGGTGCTGATGCTTTGCAGGGCCCAGCCCTTTGGGCAGCTCACCGACGAGCAGGTCATCGAGAACGCAGGGGAATTCTTCCGGGACCAGGGCCGGCAG GTGTACCTGTCCCGGCCGCCTGCCTGCCCGCAGGGCCTATATGAGCTGATGCTTCGGTGCTGGAGCCGGGAGTCTGAGCAGCGACCACCCTTTTCCCAGCTGCATCGGTTCCTCGCAGAGGATGCTCTCAACACTGTGTGA
- the DDR1 gene encoding epithelial discoidin domain-containing receptor 1 isoform X2, whose amino-acid sequence MGPGALLSLLLLLLVATGDADMKGHFDPAKCRYALGMQDRTIPDSDISASSSWSDSTAARHSRLESSDGDGAWCPAGSVFPKEEEYLQVDLQRLHLVALVGTQGRHAGGLGKEFSRSYRLRYSRDGRRWMDWKDRWGQEVISGNEDPERVVLKDLGPPMVARLVRFYPRADRVMSVCLRVELYGCLWRDGLLSYTAPVGQTMYLSEAVYLNDSTYDGHTVGGLQYGGLGQLADGVVGLDDFRKSQELRVWPGYDYVGWSNHSFPNGYVEMEFEFDRLRAFQAMQVHCNNMHTLGARLPGGVECRFRRGPAMAWEGEPMRHNLGGNLGDPRARAVSVPLGGRVARFLQCRFLFAGPWLLFSEISFISDVVNNSSPVLGGTFPPAPWWPPGPPPTNFSSLELEPRGQQPVAKAEGSPTAILIGCLVAIILLLLLIIALMLWRLHWRRLLSKAERRVLEEELTVHLSVPGDTILINNRPGPREPPPYQEPRPRGNPPHSAPCVPNGSALLLSNPAYRLLLATYARPPRGPGPPTPAWAKPTNTQACSGDYMEPEKPGAPLLPPPPQNSVPHYAEADIVTLQGVTGGNTYAVPALPPGAVGDGPPRVDFPRSRLRFKEKLGEGQFGEVHLCEVDSPQDLVSLDFPLNVRKGQPLLVAVKILRPDATKNARNDFLKEVKIMSRLKDPNIIRLLGVCVQDDPLCMITDYMENGDLNQFLSAHQLEDKAAEGAPGDGQAAQVPTISYPMLLHVAAQIASGMRYLATLNFVHRDLATRNCLVGENFTIKIADFGMSRNLYAGDYYRVQGRAVLPIRWMAWECILMGKFTTASDVWAFGVTLWEVLMLCRAQPFGQLTDEQVIENAGEFFRDQGRQVYLSRPPACPQGLYELMLRCWSRESEQRPPFSQLHRFLAEDALNTV is encoded by the exons ATGGGGCCAGGGGCCCTCTTATCTTTACTGCTGCTGCTCTTGGTGGCAACTGGAGATGCTGACATGAAGGGACATTTTGATCCTG CCAAGTGCCGCTATGCCCTGGGCATGCAGGACCGGACCATCCCAGACAGTGACATCTCTGCTTCCAGCTCCTGGTCAGACTCCACTGCCGCCCGCCACAGCAG gttggagagcagtgacGGGGATGGGGCGTGGTGCCCCGCAGGGTCGGTGTTTCCCAAGGAGGAGGAGTACTTGCAGGTGGATCTACAACGGCTGCACCTGGTGGCTCTGGTGGGCACCCAGGGACGGCATGCGGGGGGCCTGGGCAAGGAGTTCTCCCGGAGCTACCGGCTGCGTTACTCCCGGGATGGTCGCCGCTGGATGGACTGGAAGGACCGCTGGGGTCAGGAG GTGATCTCAGGCAATGAGGACCCTGAGAGAGTGGTGCTGAAGGACCTTGGGCCCCCCATGGTTGCCCGACTGGTTCGCTTCTACCCCCGGGCTGACCGGGTCATGAGTGTCTGTTTGCGGGTGGAGCTTTATGGCTGCCTCTGGAGGG ATGGACTCCTGTCTTACACCGCCCCTGTGGGGCAGACAATGTACTTATCTGAGGCCGTGTACCTCAACGACTCCACCTACGATGGACATACTGTGGGCGG ACTGCAGTATGGGGGTCTGGGCCAGCTGGCAGACGGTGTGGTGGGGCTGGATGACTTTAGGAAGAGTCAGGAATTACGGGTCTGGCCGGGCTATGACTATGTGGGATGGAGCAACCACAGCTTCCCCAATGGCTACGTGGAGATGGAGTTTGAGTTTGACCGGCTGAGGGCCTTCCAGGCCATGCAG GTCCACTGTAACAACATGCACACGCTGGGAGCCCGCCTGCCTGGCGGGGTGGAATGCCGCTTCCGGCGGGGCCCTGCCATGGCCTGGGAGGGGGAGCCCATGCGCCACAACCTAGGGGGCAACCTGGGGGACCCCAGAGCCCGGGCTGTCTCGGTGCCCCTGGGCGGCCGTGTGGCTCGCTTTCTGCAGTGCCGCTTCCTCTTTGCTGGGCCCTGGTTACTCTTCAGTGAAATCTCCTTCATCTCTG ATGTGGTGAACAATTCCTCTCCAGTGCTGGGAGGCACCTTCCCGCCAGCCCCCTGGTGGCCACCTGGCCCACCTCCCACCAACTTCAGCAGCTTGG AGCTGGAGCCCAGGGGCCAGCAGCCCGTGGCCAAGGCGGAGGGGAGCCCGACCGCCATCCTCATCGGCTGCCTGGTGGCCATCATCCTGCTGCTGTTGCTCATCATTGCCCTCATGCTCTGGCGGCTGCACTGGCGCAGGCTCCTCAGCAAG GCTGAGCGGCGGGTGTTGGAAGAGGAGCTGACGGTTCACCTCTCTGTACCTGGGGACACTATCCTCATCAACAACCGCCCAGGTCCTAGAGAGCCACCCCCGTACCAGGAGCCCCGGCCTCGTGGGAATCCGCCACACTCCGCTCCCTGTGTCCCGAATGGCTCTG CGTTGCTGCTCTCCAATCCAGCCTACCGCCTCCTTCTGGCCACTTACGCCCGTCCCCCTCGAGGCCCGGGCCCCCCCACACCCGCCTGGGCCAAACCCACCAACACCCAGG CCTGCAGTGGGGACTATATGGAACCTGAGAAGCCAGGTGCCCCGcttctgcccccacctccccagaaCAGCGTCCCCCATTATGCCGAGGCTGACATTGTCACCCTGCAGGGCGTCACCGGGGGCAATACCTATGCTGTGCCCGCGCTGCCCCCAGGGGCAGTCGGGGATGGGCCCCCCAGAGTGGATTTCCCTCGATCACGGCTCCGCTTCAAGGAGAAGCTTGGCGAGGGCCAGTTTGGGGAG GTGCACCTGTGTGAGGTCGACAGCCCTCAAGATCTGGTCAGTCTTGATTTCCCCCTGAACGTGCGTAAGGGACAGCCCTTGCTGGTAGCTGTCAAGATCTTACGGCCGGATGCCACCAAGAATGCCAG GAATGATTTCCTAAAGGAGGTGAAGATCATGTCAAGGCTCAAGGACCCAAACATCATCCGGCTGCTGGGCGTGTGTGTGCAGGACGACCCCCTCTGCATGATTACCGACTACATGGAGAACGGCGACCTCAACCAGTTCCTCAGTGCCCACCAGCTGGAGGACAAGGCAGCCGAGGGGGCCCCCGGGGATGGGCAGGCTGCGCAGGTGCCCACCATCAG CTACCCAATGCTGTTGCACGTGGCAGCCCAGATTGCTTCGGGCATGCGCTATCTGGCCACACTTAACTTTGTACATCGGGACCTGGCCACGCGGAACTGCCTGGTTGGGGAAAATTTCACCATCAAAATTGCAGACTTTGGCATGAGCCGGAACCTCTACGCCGGGGACTATTACCGTGTGCAGGGCCGGGCGGTACTGCCCATCCGCTGGATGGCCTGGGAGTGCATCCTCATG GGGAAGTTCACAACTGCAAGTGACGTGTGGGCCTTTGGAGTGACCCTGTGGGAGGTGCTGATGCTTTGCAGGGCCCAGCCCTTTGGGCAGCTCACCGACGAGCAGGTCATCGAGAACGCAGGGGAATTCTTCCGGGACCAGGGCCGGCAG GTGTACCTGTCCCGGCCGCCTGCCTGCCCGCAGGGCCTATATGAGCTGATGCTTCGGTGCTGGAGCCGGGAGTCTGAGCAGCGACCACCCTTTTCCCAGCTGCATCGGTTCCTCGCAGAGGATGCTCTCAACACTGTGTGA
- the DDR1 gene encoding epithelial discoidin domain-containing receptor 1 isoform X1: protein MPHLASLFRASSRCCPHPLRPAGSGAMGPGALLSLLLLLLVATGDADMKGHFDPAKCRYALGMQDRTIPDSDISASSSWSDSTAARHSRLESSDGDGAWCPAGSVFPKEEEYLQVDLQRLHLVALVGTQGRHAGGLGKEFSRSYRLRYSRDGRRWMDWKDRWGQEVISGNEDPERVVLKDLGPPMVARLVRFYPRADRVMSVCLRVELYGCLWRDGLLSYTAPVGQTMYLSEAVYLNDSTYDGHTVGGLQYGGLGQLADGVVGLDDFRKSQELRVWPGYDYVGWSNHSFPNGYVEMEFEFDRLRAFQAMQVHCNNMHTLGARLPGGVECRFRRGPAMAWEGEPMRHNLGGNLGDPRARAVSVPLGGRVARFLQCRFLFAGPWLLFSEISFISDVVNNSSPVLGGTFPPAPWWPPGPPPTNFSSLELEPRGQQPVAKAEGSPTAILIGCLVAIILLLLLIIALMLWRLHWRRLLSKAERRVLEEELTVHLSVPGDTILINNRPGPREPPPYQEPRPRGNPPHSAPCVPNGSALLLSNPAYRLLLATYARPPRGPGPPTPAWAKPTNTQACSGDYMEPEKPGAPLLPPPPQNSVPHYAEADIVTLQGVTGGNTYAVPALPPGAVGDGPPRVDFPRSRLRFKEKLGEGQFGEVHLCEVDSPQDLVSLDFPLNVRKGQPLLVAVKILRPDATKNARNDFLKEVKIMSRLKDPNIIRLLGVCVQDDPLCMITDYMENGDLNQFLSAHQLEDKAAEGAPGDGQAAQVPTISYPMLLHVAAQIASGMRYLATLNFVHRDLATRNCLVGENFTIKIADFGMSRNLYAGDYYRVQGRAVLPIRWMAWECILMGKFTTASDVWAFGVTLWEVLMLCRAQPFGQLTDEQVIENAGEFFRDQGRQVYLSRPPACPQGLYELMLRCWSRESEQRPPFSQLHRFLAEDALNTV from the exons AGATGCTGCCCCCACCCCCTTAGGCCTGCGGGATCAGGAGCTATGGGGCCAGGGGCCCTCTTATCTTTACTGCTGCTGCTCTTGGTGGCAACTGGAGATGCTGACATGAAGGGACATTTTGATCCTG CCAAGTGCCGCTATGCCCTGGGCATGCAGGACCGGACCATCCCAGACAGTGACATCTCTGCTTCCAGCTCCTGGTCAGACTCCACTGCCGCCCGCCACAGCAG gttggagagcagtgacGGGGATGGGGCGTGGTGCCCCGCAGGGTCGGTGTTTCCCAAGGAGGAGGAGTACTTGCAGGTGGATCTACAACGGCTGCACCTGGTGGCTCTGGTGGGCACCCAGGGACGGCATGCGGGGGGCCTGGGCAAGGAGTTCTCCCGGAGCTACCGGCTGCGTTACTCCCGGGATGGTCGCCGCTGGATGGACTGGAAGGACCGCTGGGGTCAGGAG GTGATCTCAGGCAATGAGGACCCTGAGAGAGTGGTGCTGAAGGACCTTGGGCCCCCCATGGTTGCCCGACTGGTTCGCTTCTACCCCCGGGCTGACCGGGTCATGAGTGTCTGTTTGCGGGTGGAGCTTTATGGCTGCCTCTGGAGGG ATGGACTCCTGTCTTACACCGCCCCTGTGGGGCAGACAATGTACTTATCTGAGGCCGTGTACCTCAACGACTCCACCTACGATGGACATACTGTGGGCGG ACTGCAGTATGGGGGTCTGGGCCAGCTGGCAGACGGTGTGGTGGGGCTGGATGACTTTAGGAAGAGTCAGGAATTACGGGTCTGGCCGGGCTATGACTATGTGGGATGGAGCAACCACAGCTTCCCCAATGGCTACGTGGAGATGGAGTTTGAGTTTGACCGGCTGAGGGCCTTCCAGGCCATGCAG GTCCACTGTAACAACATGCACACGCTGGGAGCCCGCCTGCCTGGCGGGGTGGAATGCCGCTTCCGGCGGGGCCCTGCCATGGCCTGGGAGGGGGAGCCCATGCGCCACAACCTAGGGGGCAACCTGGGGGACCCCAGAGCCCGGGCTGTCTCGGTGCCCCTGGGCGGCCGTGTGGCTCGCTTTCTGCAGTGCCGCTTCCTCTTTGCTGGGCCCTGGTTACTCTTCAGTGAAATCTCCTTCATCTCTG ATGTGGTGAACAATTCCTCTCCAGTGCTGGGAGGCACCTTCCCGCCAGCCCCCTGGTGGCCACCTGGCCCACCTCCCACCAACTTCAGCAGCTTGG AGCTGGAGCCCAGGGGCCAGCAGCCCGTGGCCAAGGCGGAGGGGAGCCCGACCGCCATCCTCATCGGCTGCCTGGTGGCCATCATCCTGCTGCTGTTGCTCATCATTGCCCTCATGCTCTGGCGGCTGCACTGGCGCAGGCTCCTCAGCAAG GCTGAGCGGCGGGTGTTGGAAGAGGAGCTGACGGTTCACCTCTCTGTACCTGGGGACACTATCCTCATCAACAACCGCCCAGGTCCTAGAGAGCCACCCCCGTACCAGGAGCCCCGGCCTCGTGGGAATCCGCCACACTCCGCTCCCTGTGTCCCGAATGGCTCTG CGTTGCTGCTCTCCAATCCAGCCTACCGCCTCCTTCTGGCCACTTACGCCCGTCCCCCTCGAGGCCCGGGCCCCCCCACACCCGCCTGGGCCAAACCCACCAACACCCAGG CCTGCAGTGGGGACTATATGGAACCTGAGAAGCCAGGTGCCCCGcttctgcccccacctccccagaaCAGCGTCCCCCATTATGCCGAGGCTGACATTGTCACCCTGCAGGGCGTCACCGGGGGCAATACCTATGCTGTGCCCGCGCTGCCCCCAGGGGCAGTCGGGGATGGGCCCCCCAGAGTGGATTTCCCTCGATCACGGCTCCGCTTCAAGGAGAAGCTTGGCGAGGGCCAGTTTGGGGAG GTGCACCTGTGTGAGGTCGACAGCCCTCAAGATCTGGTCAGTCTTGATTTCCCCCTGAACGTGCGTAAGGGACAGCCCTTGCTGGTAGCTGTCAAGATCTTACGGCCGGATGCCACCAAGAATGCCAG GAATGATTTCCTAAAGGAGGTGAAGATCATGTCAAGGCTCAAGGACCCAAACATCATCCGGCTGCTGGGCGTGTGTGTGCAGGACGACCCCCTCTGCATGATTACCGACTACATGGAGAACGGCGACCTCAACCAGTTCCTCAGTGCCCACCAGCTGGAGGACAAGGCAGCCGAGGGGGCCCCCGGGGATGGGCAGGCTGCGCAGGTGCCCACCATCAG CTACCCAATGCTGTTGCACGTGGCAGCCCAGATTGCTTCGGGCATGCGCTATCTGGCCACACTTAACTTTGTACATCGGGACCTGGCCACGCGGAACTGCCTGGTTGGGGAAAATTTCACCATCAAAATTGCAGACTTTGGCATGAGCCGGAACCTCTACGCCGGGGACTATTACCGTGTGCAGGGCCGGGCGGTACTGCCCATCCGCTGGATGGCCTGGGAGTGCATCCTCATG GGGAAGTTCACAACTGCAAGTGACGTGTGGGCCTTTGGAGTGACCCTGTGGGAGGTGCTGATGCTTTGCAGGGCCCAGCCCTTTGGGCAGCTCACCGACGAGCAGGTCATCGAGAACGCAGGGGAATTCTTCCGGGACCAGGGCCGGCAG GTGTACCTGTCCCGGCCGCCTGCCTGCCCGCAGGGCCTATATGAGCTGATGCTTCGGTGCTGGAGCCGGGAGTCTGAGCAGCGACCACCCTTTTCCCAGCTGCATCGGTTCCTCGCAGAGGATGCTCTCAACACTGTGTGA